A window of Candidatus Thermoplasmatota archaeon genomic DNA:
AAATATATTAGTAAAAATTTTGATGTCCCAGGCGATTTTTCATCTGCTTCGTTCCTTTTCACAGCTGCTGCTATTACTAAAGGCAATGTAAAAGTTAAAAATCTAAATTTAGATACTAAACAAGGCGATAAAAAAATATTAGATATTCTGGAAAGGTTTGGCGCTGAAGTTAAAATAGCTGGAGAAGAAATTTCTGTAGAAGGTAAAGAATTAAGAGGTATAGAGCTTGATTGCAAAGAGATACCAGACCTTTTTCCAGTAACTGCTGTTTTAGGCGCTTATGCTAAAGGAGTAACAAAGCTTAAAGGTGCAAAACATCTTCGCTACAAAGAAAGCGATCGTATTTCAGCAATGGCGCAGGCACTTAAAAAAATGCAGTGCAATGTTAAAGAATTAGAAGATGGCATTTTGATAAAAGGCGGTAAAGAATTAAAAGGAGCTAAAATAGACTCTAGAAACGATCATCGTATCCTTATGGCTTGCGCAGTTGCAGCACTTGGTGCAAAAGGTAAAACGCTAATCTCGCACCCAAATTGCTATAAAGTTTCATGTCCCAGCTTTATCAAAGATTTGAAAAAGCTCGGTGCAGAGGTGAGAATTGATTAAAATGAATACCATAGGAGAAATTTTCAAAGTAACTCTGTTTGGCGAAAGCCATGGCTATTGCGTAGGCGTAGTTATAGACAACTGCCCACCAGGACTAAAGCTTGACGAGAAGTACATAGAGAAAGAGCTAGCTAAAAGGAGGCCAAAAGGGCTGATAGGCACAGAAAGAAAGGAAGAAGATAAAGTGAAAATACTATCAGGTATTTTTAAGAACAAGAGCACTGGTGCGCCTATTACTATAATTACTGAGAACAAGGATTTAGATAGCAGCGATTACGAGCTATTGAGAAGAGTTCCACGCCCTGGCCATGCTGATATTACCGCTCACTTAAAATACAGAGGGTTCAACGATTATAGGAGTGGCGGTATGTTCTCAGGACGATTGACAGCTTCGCTGGTAATGGCAGGCGCTGTTGCGAAACAGTTGCTCTCAAGAAAAAGAATTGAAATTTGCGCTCATACCGTGCAGATAGGAAATATTAAGATTGAAAAAAAGCTCCCATTCAACGCACTAAAAAAAGAAGTTGATAAAAACAGAGTGAGATGCGCAGACCAAGAAATTGCTAGAAAGATGGAGAAGGCAATTTTAGAAGCAAAAGCTAGTGGCGATACTTTAGGAGGCATTGTAGAATGCATTGTAGAAAAAGTGCCTATAGGTTTAGGAGAGCCTTTCTTCGATTCTGTTGAAAGCGAAATTGCCAAAATAATATTCTCTATTCCTGGCGTTAAAGGTATAGAATTTGGTAGTGGATTTAAGTGCGCTGAGCTTAAGGGTAGTGAGCATAACGATAAATTTAAAGTTGTAAAAGGTAGAATTCTGACGCTAACTAATAACGCAGGCGGATTGTTGGGAGGATTAACTAATGGTATGCCAATAGTTTTCAGAATTGCATTCAAGCCTCCTTCAAGTATAAAGAAACCTCAGAGCTCTGTGAACTACAAAACTTTAAAAGAAGAGCCTTTAGTAATTAAAGGGAGGCATGATGTTTGCATAGCTCCTAGAGCTTGCGTTGCTGTAGAAGGCTGTACTGCAATAGCTCTTGCAGACCTTTGTCTAAGAGCATTGAAATTTTAATGAAATGAAGAAAGCTCTCGTTATAGGTGGTAAAGGCGGAATGGGCAAATGGCTAGCTAAATTTTTAAGGAGTAAAGGTTACGAGGTTTTTATAAACGATCCTCAGGGCAGAGTGAGGGGCTTTAAATCCATTTCAGGTTTTAAAGATGCTTTGAACTTCAAGCTAATTGCACTAGCTACCCCAATAAGCAATACAAGAGCAATACTTGAAAACATTATAAAAGAAGACGTGAATTCGCTAATATTCGATTTGTGCAGTGTGAAAAGCCCTATAAAAAATCAACTGCT
This region includes:
- the aroC gene encoding chorismate synthase, translated to MIKMNTIGEIFKVTLFGESHGYCVGVVIDNCPPGLKLDEKYIEKELAKRRPKGLIGTERKEEDKVKILSGIFKNKSTGAPITIITENKDLDSSDYELLRRVPRPGHADITAHLKYRGFNDYRSGGMFSGRLTASLVMAGAVAKQLLSRKRIEICAHTVQIGNIKIEKKLPFNALKKEVDKNRVRCADQEIARKMEKAILEAKASGDTLGGIVECIVEKVPIGLGEPFFDSVESEIAKIIFSIPGVKGIEFGSGFKCAELKGSEHNDKFKVVKGRILTLTNNAGGLLGGLTNGMPIVFRIAFKPPSSIKKPQSSVNYKTLKEEPLVIKGRHDVCIAPRACVAVEGCTAIALADLCLRALKF